One Granulicella sp. 5B5 DNA window includes the following coding sequences:
- a CDS encoding toll/interleukin-1 receptor domain-containing protein translates to MHDAFISYAFEDNDFASDIAYGLKANGLSVWFAPISLGVGDKLLDSVEGGIQKARTGVLILSPAYLAKGWTTYEMDILVRQHIEKKKKILPIWRNVSKEEVESRHAGLSGIFALTQMDPMERVLSKLVEAMSDGARVRGVIPSYEDPARRFLVGLGEVNLQSTEGPATSIFKFLIHTKDEDYPLWLAGRTYSKEDLLLQVAQLLGPDPERAKQRIGEDGYKKLWKMCVEHDLDPGHFY, encoded by the coding sequence ATGCATGACGCTTTCATCTCGTATGCGTTCGAAGACAATGACTTTGCGTCGGACATCGCCTATGGTCTCAAAGCGAATGGTTTGTCCGTATGGTTCGCACCGATCTCGCTCGGCGTAGGAGATAAGCTCCTAGATTCTGTAGAGGGAGGCATCCAGAAGGCACGTACAGGGGTTCTGATCCTCAGCCCAGCCTATCTCGCGAAAGGCTGGACGACCTATGAGATGGATATCCTAGTACGCCAACATATCGAAAAAAAGAAAAAGATACTGCCCATATGGCGCAACGTCTCAAAGGAAGAAGTAGAAAGTCGACATGCCGGACTTAGCGGCATCTTCGCCTTGACGCAGATGGACCCGATGGAACGGGTACTTTCAAAATTGGTCGAGGCGATGTCTGACGGCGCACGCGTACGCGGAGTAATTCCTTCCTATGAGGACCCTGCCCGTCGCTTCTTGGTAGGGCTTGGAGAAGTGAATTTGCAAAGCACTGAAGGGCCAGCGACGTCCATTTTCAAATTTCTCATTCACACGAAGGATGAAGACTACCCACTCTGGTTGGCGGGAAGAACTTATTCAAAAGAAGATCTGCTGCTCCAAGTCGCTCAACTCCTCGGTCCCGATCCGGAACGGGCTAAACAACGGATAGGGGAAGATGGATACAAAAAACTCTGGAAGATGTGCGTCGAGCACGACCTAGACCCTGGCCACTTTTACTGA
- a CDS encoding tyrosine-type recombinase/integrase, translated as MPSSDAFPFALPPSATDDANGIRFWQRREDQERTFNVSLYKRGGVWWMEFVVRGIRVRESTFTANKNLAIKAERARRRSIEESVNGITAIERPKRFSIASAEWIAANEARWSKSYLTIHHTSLNHLDLVFKTRLLGEITHSAISKYQSKRKREGASNRTINIEIATLHLILKRNKLWSTIEDDVHMLPENEEIGRALEPKEAYQLLEACFRSNQPSLYPAIVIYCNTGLRSAELRRARWKQVNFVQEEFQVGKSKTEGDKGRIIPLNKTAMEAFTAWKARWPKAKPVDYIFPSEKLAFKGRGVCKARCDDSPQTRSQQAARVVEESVEHGQEAGRC; from the coding sequence ATGCCATCCTCGGATGCATTCCCGTTCGCGCTGCCGCCCTCGGCCACCGACGATGCCAATGGTATCCGCTTTTGGCAGCGAAGAGAAGATCAAGAAAGGACATTCAATGTGAGTCTTTACAAGAGAGGTGGGGTCTGGTGGATGGAGTTTGTCGTGCGCGGCATCCGCGTACGCGAATCCACATTTACCGCAAACAAAAACCTCGCCATCAAAGCCGAACGCGCTCGCAGGCGCAGTATCGAAGAATCTGTCAACGGAATCACCGCCATCGAACGCCCCAAGAGGTTTTCGATCGCCTCCGCAGAGTGGATTGCTGCAAATGAGGCGCGCTGGTCAAAGTCATATCTCACGATTCATCACACAAGCCTGAACCACCTTGATCTCGTTTTCAAAACCAGGCTGTTGGGTGAAATCACGCACAGCGCCATCAGCAAGTACCAGAGCAAAAGGAAAAGAGAAGGGGCATCAAACCGCACGATCAACATAGAGATCGCGACGCTCCACTTGATTCTGAAACGGAACAAGCTCTGGAGCACGATCGAAGACGACGTGCACATGCTTCCCGAGAATGAAGAGATCGGTCGGGCTCTTGAACCGAAGGAAGCATACCAGCTGCTCGAAGCATGCTTTCGGAGCAACCAGCCCAGCCTTTATCCGGCCATTGTGATCTATTGCAACACCGGTCTCCGCAGTGCCGAACTTCGCCGCGCGCGCTGGAAGCAGGTGAATTTTGTGCAGGAAGAGTTTCAGGTAGGCAAGTCGAAAACGGAGGGAGACAAGGGGCGAATCATCCCGCTCAATAAGACTGCGATGGAGGCATTCACCGCATGGAAGGCTCGCTGGCCAAAGGCGAAGCCGGTGGACTACATCTTCCCCAGCGAAAAGCTTGCATTCAAAGGGAGGGGGGTCTGCAAAGCAAGGTGTGATGACTCCCCTCAAACTCGATCTCAGCAAGCCGCTAGGGTCGTGGAAGAGAGCGTGGAACACGGCCAAGAGGCGGGCCGGTGCTGA